AAAGTCTTGGTCGTTGGCGAGAGCAACGAACTTAAAGGCTTAATTACAGTGACTGACTTCCGCAAAGCTGAAAGCTATCCAAACAGTTGTAAAGATGATCTTGGTCGTTTACGTGTTGGTGCTGCGGTAGGTACAGGTGCTGATACACCAAGTCGTGTGGAAGCGTTGGTTGAAGCCGGCGTTGACGTAATCGTTGTTGATACAGCACACGGTCACTCAGCTGGTGTAATTGAACGTGTACGTTGGGTGAAACAAAACTTCCCTCAAGTACAAGTGATTGGTGGAAATATTGCAACTGGTGATGCTGCATTAGCATTATTAGATGCAGGTGCAGATGCTGTAAAAGTGGGTATTGGTCCTGGTTCTATCTGTACAACTCGTATTGTGGCAGGTATTGGTATGCCACAAATTTCTGCGATTGACAGCGTTGCTAACGCACTAAAAGATCAAATTCCTTTAATCGCAGATGGCGGTATCCGTTTCTCTGGCGATATGGCAAAAGCGATTGGTGCGGGTGCAAGCACGATCATGGTTGGTTCACTTCTAGCTGGTACTGAAGAAGCGCCTGGCGAAGTTGAGTTTTTCCAAGGTCGTTACTACAAAGCATATCGTGGTATGGGTTCATTAGGTGCCATGGCGGGAGCAACAGGTTCTGCTGACCGTTATTTCCAAGACTCAAAAGCGGGTGCTGAGAAGTTAGTACCAGAAGGTATTGAAGGTCGTGTGCCATATAAAGGCCCAATGGGTAACATCGTTCATCAAATGATGGGTGGTTTACGTTCATCGATGGGCTATACCGGTTCAGCTGTGATTGAAGATCTTCGCCAAAACGCTAAATTTGTAAAAATCACTTCAGCGGGTATGTCTGAGTCACATGTTCATGATGTAACGATTACTAAAGAAGCTCCAAACTATCGTGTTGGTTAGAATTTGGTAACCAAAACAATGAAGAAAGCCGTCATTACACTGACGGCTTTTTGTTTTTGGTGTAAAGTAAAACTGAAGAAAAGAAATATGGCGGAATTGCCATATATGAAGTGAGCCACCGCTGAAGTGGCGTAA
This region of Acinetobacter sp. XS-4 genomic DNA includes:
- the guaB gene encoding IMP dehydrogenase, with protein sequence MLTIVQEALTFDDVLLLPAYSTVLPKDVSLKTRLTRGIHLNIPLVSAAMDTVTESRMAIAMSQNGGIGILHKNMDIAAQAAEVRRVKKFEAGMVKDPITVTPETTVRELIAITTANNISGVPVVKDGKVVGIVTGRDTRFETNLEQPVSNIMTGQDRLVTVREGESKENIQALLQKHRIEKVLVVGESNELKGLITVTDFRKAESYPNSCKDDLGRLRVGAAVGTGADTPSRVEALVEAGVDVIVVDTAHGHSAGVIERVRWVKQNFPQVQVIGGNIATGDAALALLDAGADAVKVGIGPGSICTTRIVAGIGMPQISAIDSVANALKDQIPLIADGGIRFSGDMAKAIGAGASTIMVGSLLAGTEEAPGEVEFFQGRYYKAYRGMGSLGAMAGATGSADRYFQDSKAGAEKLVPEGIEGRVPYKGPMGNIVHQMMGGLRSSMGYTGSAVIEDLRQNAKFVKITSAGMSESHVHDVTITKEAPNYRVG